The region TATTTGGTAGATATACGCCAAAGACTATCTCCTGCTGCAACAGTATAAGTATTACTTAAAGTTTGAGCATGAATTGTAGATGGAATAAATAGTCCTGTTCCAATTACTGCAGATAATACTAAAGTTAATATTTTCTTTTTCATTTGATTATCCTCCATTAATTTTATACATTTTTATAAGTATTAAGTGGTGTAATCGATTCATGTATTATATACTAACAGAGAATTTTAATTGTGAATAGATGAGTTTTGATGGAAATACAGGTATATTAATTCTATATTAAAAAGTGCGCTGTATTAATCAAATAAGCATTCACCATTTGTCTCGATAACTTTCTTATACCAGTAGAAAGATTTTTTGGGAATGCGTTTGTAGGTGCCATTTCCGTAGTCATCACAGTCAACGTAGATAAATCCGTAACGTTTAGACATTTGTTTAGTTGATTCTGATACTAAATCAATGCAGCCCCAGGAGGTATAACCAAGACACTTAACTCCATCATATTCTATAGCATCAAGCATTGCTTTAAAGTGTGCATCAAAGTAGTCAATACGGTACTGATCATCTATTGTTCCATCTTCTTTAATTTCATCTTTAGCTCCAAGACCATTTTCAACAATAAATAGGGGTTTGCGGTAGCGATCATATAAATCTACCATTGATATTCTAAGACCTACAGGATCTATCTGCCATCCCCAGTCGCTTGTTGGTATATAAGGGTTTTTTATTGCAATCATTGTATTTCCTGGTGTAGTTATTAGACCTTCTGTTTCTGCTGCTGTACAGGAGGAGGCATAATATGAAAATGAGACAAAATCTACAGGATATTTTTTCATTATTTCATCGTCATTAGGACCTTTTTTTATTACTATACCATGATTTTTAAATCTAGATAATAGGTAAGAAGGATATTCACCAAATACTTGAGTATCACTGTAGCAGTAAGTACTGCGCATGTCCTGCTGAGCTTTTAGAACGTCTTCCGGTTTACATGTATATGGATAATATGTTAATTTTGTAAGCATGCATCCAACCATCGAACCTGGAATTATTTCGTGGCATATTTTTGTAGCCAATGCACTAGCGACAAATTGATGGTGCATTGCTTGAAATATTACCTGCTCCCACTTAATGCCAGGGAACCTATCTTCAATTAATCCGCCAGTTGTATAAGGGTGCCTTATCATTGAATCAACTTCATTGAAAGTGAGCCAATATTTAACTTTATCCTTATAACGTGTGCATATAGTTTTTACATATTTCACAAACAAATCAACTACTTCTCTTGAGTACCAGCCGTTATAATTTAATACTAAATTAATAGGAGGTTCATAATGAGACATTGTAACCAATGGTTCAATGCCGTATTTTAAACATTCATCAAAAACGTTATCATAGAATTTTAAACCTTCTTCATTAGGCTCTTTATCGTCACCATTTGGAAATATTCTAGTCCATGCGATAGACAGTCTATATACTTTAAAGCCCATTTCTGCAAACATTTTAATATCTTCTTTATAGTGATGATAAAAATCTGAACCGTGACGTTTTGGGTATAATGATGTATCATCTGATTTTAATGCTTCTTCAATATCTCTAGTTGTAACTTCATTTTGTTTCTTGTAATCTTTAACGTCTACATCTAAATGGTGGCGGGCACAATCAGAAACACTAATGCCTTTTCCACCATCTTTAAAACCGCCTTCAACTTGATTGGCAGCAGTAGCTCCACCCCATAAAAATCCTTCTGGAAATTTTCTTGTGCTCATATTATCACTCCCGTTATATTTTATATCATATATTATAAATTGAATTTATAAACAAAAATATAGCATGAAGACTATAAGGTTTAAATATCCAGAAAAATTATGTCTATGTGCTTAATTCTGAAAAAAAGTACCAGATTTAAGTGCTTTTTAACCATCTATATCTTTCACAATTTAATGCAGCTACGTTTTTTTTGACACTGTCATAATTGTGTACTAATAATGCTGCTGCAAGTATGTCTAGAACATATTGAGTGGAAGTTGTAAAAATAACAGTTGACAATTCCAAAGTGTTTTCCGAAGTCATTATGTTTATATGGTCATCAGTTAGTTTGGACAACCCTTCATCAATGTTACCGGTGATTGCTAAGGTTGAAATTTTTAATTCTTTTAGTTTTTTAGCAGTATCGTACATACTTGGATTTTTGCCAGTATGTGAAATTAAAATTGAATAAGAAGGAGTTTTTTCTAATTGAAGTCTTTTGGCATGATTCCAATTGATGCTGCTATAGGCTCCAGCTGTAACTCCTATTTCTTCGAGTTTATAGCAAAACATTTTAGCTACTTCATAATTTATACCTTCACCATAAACATCAATTATTTTGGCCTTTTTTAGGAAACTAATTATTCTATCAATTACGTTGTAATCCAGCATACTTCTTGTATAATCAATGGCTTTAGAGTAAATTAGCGGCATAGTATGTATAATATCATTAATTTCTGTATTTTTATTATAAGGCTCTATTTTTAAAGCTTCTTTAAGTTTCATCATCTCTGGATATTCTGAAGCATAAATGAATTTTAAGTCCGCATATCCTTTTACACCTAATTTTTTGCATAGTCTAATAATTGTGGAGGCACTAGTGTAGCTTGCTGCTGCTAATTCTGTTACACTCATTTCAATTAAGGCTTTAGGATGCTTTAATATATAATCTATAGCGGCTTTTTCCTGAAACGTAAAATTATTTGAACTTTCCATTTTATCTATTATCATAAATACACCTCTGATTTTATTTAAGCGATTTGTGAGAAATGCATATGTTATTGATTATTATCTTAAAATTTTATTATATCACGTAAAATTTTCAAATGCGAAGTAATAGTGTTTTGAAACATTAAATAAAAATCATAAGGCTAATCTCCAAATTATAAAAATATTATTACTTCGCTTAAAATAAAAGCAAGGTAAATTTTTCTCCGCTTCACCGCAAAAAATAATATATTAACCTATTTAAAGATAAAATGATTTCATTTCAAGATTCCGTAGGTACGGAGGAATTTTTTCTTTGCTTTACCCCAAAAGTGAATTAACATTGATTTGTAACTATTTAAAAAAAATCAATGTTAATTCAATATAGTTGAACAAAGCATAAAAATAATTGTATAATGACATTGAACATTTTTAGACAAGGAGATATTACTATATGAAAAAATACGATACTGTTATATTTGATTTGGATGGAACACTACTTAATACACTCGATGATCTCGCTGATAGTGCTAATTTTGCATTGTCATTATATGATTTACCAAATAGAACAACAGATGAAGTTAGAAGATTTCTTGGCAATGGTGTAGCAAAGTTAATTGAACGATGCATACCTAATGGACGTCAAAATGAATATTATGAAAAGTGTCTTGCGGATTTTCGTAAACATTATTCTAAAAATATGCAGAATAAAACTACTCCTTATACTGGTATTATGGAACTTTTAGGACAACTATCAGAAAAAGGATATAAAATTGCTATTGTTTCAAATAAATTTGATTCGGCTGTAAAAGGACTTAATGAACTTTATTTTAACAAGTATATAAAAGTGGCAATCGGGGAAATGGAAAGTGAGGGGGTTGCTAAAAAGCCAGCTCCTGATACTGTATTTAAAGCTCTTAAAGAATTAAGGTCTACCCCTGATAGAGCAGTATATGTAGGTGATTCAGAAGTAGACGTTAAAACAGCTAAAAATTCTGGACTTCCATGTGTAGGAGTAACATGGGGATTTAGAAATAGACAAATTTTAAATGATGAAGGTGCTAATTATATTATAGACAAGCCAGAACAGTTGGTGGAAATAGTTTATTAACTTAATTGTTAATAATGGATTATTTTATAGAAATTTTTATATAAAAATAGTAAAATTAAAATAACAATGGTATTAGATTATATAGAGAGGTGGGGAGAGTTAAATGCAAATAGATCAATTATCACAATTAATGCAACTTCAAGCATTACAAGGTACATCAAATTCAAGTAGTAATTCAGGGACAGGCAATGAAAATTCAATTTTTAATAATTTGTTAGAACAAATACTTGAAAATCAATCTAATGAAAAAACTACTACATCAAATGCCGTTTCAGCTACAAATACAAATGCAAATACGAGTAATACAAATAGTACTAACTCTGTGGCGAAAGAATTAGTACTTATGATGCAGCTTCAGGCACTTCAAAGCATGTCATCAAGTTACAGCAGTATTGATAGTATTGCTAATGGTGATAATAATTCAGATTCAAGTAATGGTTTGAACGCGAATAATTATGCTTATCAAATAATGAATGGTTTATCACAAAGTTCTGATAGTAGTGGAGATAGTTCTCTAAGTAATTTTGGCCAGAATACTAATGATTTAGGCTCAAATAGTTTTCTATAAATATATTTAATAAGTAAATATGAAAAGCGATTGCAAATAAATAGCAATTGCTTTTTTTTATTATAAATTAAGCAAATAAAATAAGAAATTTGTCTTTAAAATATTCTTGTAATTTTAATAATATTTTAAATAACATAATTTTCACATAAATTTTTGATATTTAAACGATAAATATTAGTTATAATTTTATAAAATGTGGTGTTAATAGAAATTACATAATAAAAAAGAAGGTGTAGTATATGAAAAAATTATCAAGACTTAAAGTTAAAACAAAATTAATTATATCGTTTGCAGTTATTACTTTATTTATCGCAGCAGTTTGCGTTGTCGGAATAGGATCTCTAAGTTCAATGAACAATACATCTAACGCTATGTATACCGTTGGAATGCAAAGCGTTTTTTATTCATCATCCATAGAAAAAAATTTAACACAAAGTGATAAGGAATTACAATCTCTCGTTTTCGTAAGGGATGCTTCTAAGAAAGCTGAAATTGAAAATAAAATAAAAACTATATATAGTAAAAATAAAACTCTTATTACCGCTTATGATAAGATTCAAAATGATTCATCATGGAAAGGGTTAGAAAAACAAATTAGTCAATATGTTTCACAAAGAGATAAAATAATTAAACTTGTGGATGAAAATAATTTTGATGCTGCAGCCGAAGAGTATAAAATCTTGTCTGTATCAGTTGAAAAAATAAATACACAGCTTGACAAATCAGTTAGTACTAACATTTCTAGAACTAAAACTGTAAGTAAAGGTAATACAACTACGTATGAAACTGATTATAAAATAATGCTGGCTTTATTAATAGCCGGGGTAATATTTGCATTAGGTATGGGAGCTTTTATTTCAAGGCTTATTTCCGAACCATTATCAAAAATAAAGAATTTTGCAGAACAATTAGCAGAATATGATTTTTCTAGACCTATTGAAGTTAAAGCATCGGACGAATTTGGACAAACGGCACAAGCTTTAAATAAAGCAAGAGAAAATGTGAAAAGTTTAATTGGTACAATAAAGAATAATTCAGAAGAAATGAATAGTGCAAGTGAAAACTTATCTTCAATTAGCAATGAACTTAGAACAAAATCTGAAAATATAAATAGTGAAATAGAGAATATTGCTTGTGGTATACAGGAAACCAGCGCTTTTTCAGAAGAGGTAACAGCATCTATGCAAGAGGTTGATTCAAGCATAGGTAATCTTTCTCAAAAAGCAATGGCAGGAAGTAGTAATGCAGTCGAAGCTATAAACAAAGTTGATGAAATTCAAAATGAAATGAAAGCATCTATAGAGCAATCAAAAGAGATTGGAATTAAGCAAAAAGAGAAAATAGTAAAATCAATTGAAGACGGAAAGGTAGTTAATAAAATAGGTGTAGTTGCCGATACGATTTCGGGAATATCAAATCAAACGAATCTTTTAGCTTTAAATGCTTCCATAGAGGCAGCAAGAGCGGGAGAGAATGGTAAGGGTTTTGCAGTTGTAGCAGATGAGGTTGGAAAACTTGCTGAGCAATCTCAAAATGAAATAAATTCTGTTCGTGATGTTATAGAAAAAATACAAAATGCTTTTAAAAACATAGCAGAGGATAGCAATGCAGTTCTCCAATATGTAAATGTTGATGTTAATTCTCAATTTGAAAGTTTTATCAGTATAGTTAACCAGTATCATAATGATTCTTATTTTATGAGTAAAATGTCAGAAGAAATTGCAGAGATGTCAAATAAACTTTCTGCCGCAGTAAGCCAGGTTAGTGAGGCTGTAGAGAATTTAACACAAATAGCTCAAAAATCTTCTGAGAGCACTGAAACTATAAAAAATAGCATATATGAAAATACAGAGGCAATATCAAATGTAGCAGAAACTGCTAAAGTTCAAGCAGAGCTTGCCTCAAGATTACACACCACAGTAAAGAAGTTTAGGATATAATCATATACGGGGCTCGAGTCAAGGACCCATTATCCTTCTTGAATCTCAAAAAGGAACTTTCATGGCAGAGACTGAAAACCATGATTAAAGCTTGAATATGTGTACGGAGTTTGAATTTTTGTTATAAAATTCAAACTTCTTACTTTGTAAATTTTAAATTTAAACAAATTTTGGATAATATAGAGTAGAAATGGGTAATAGGCTTTGCCTAAACATCATATAGTATAAAAGTGGTAAAAAATCATCTTTTATACTATAATGTATATTGTAGAATTACTATTTAGCATTTTTAAATTGCAGGCATTTATATTAGTTTATAAAGCTATAATTTACTAGGAGGAATTTGTATGGAGATAAAAAATACTTTGGAGAAAGCTGCCAAAGAGGCTATTGTAAACAAAGTTGTTGGTTATCTTGACAAGGATCCGGAAAAAAACATAAGTAAAATATTTGCAGCTATTAAAAAGCTAACAAAGGATGAATCCGCGTTATCTCAGATTGAGTTTGTTGAGAATTATTACAACAACGATAAGTACAAGCATGAATTTATTCAGGATATTTTAAAAAATACTGATACTAAATGTTTAAAAAAATTTTTTACCAACTTTTTTGCAAATGCAAATTGGTATGCTGGTCCTAAAAGACAAAAATATTTGGACAAAGAAGATACTAAAATACCATTTGTTATGCTTTTGAGTCCATCTATGAGATGCCCACTTCATTGTAAGGGATGTTATGCATCAAGCTTCAGTAAAAAGGATGACATTCCACCAGAAGAAGTTGATAGAATTATTGGAGAAGCAAGAGATTTAGGGATTTATTACATTATTATTTTAGGCGGTGAACCGTTCTTTAATGACTATCTTCTTGACATTTATGAAAAGTATGATGACATAATGTTTACACCGTTCACCAGTGGACTTTTACTTAATGAAAAAATTGCTGATAGACTTAAAAAATGTGGAAATGTTATACCAATGCTTTCTATTGAAGGGTTTGAAGAAGATACTGATTCACGTAGAGGAAAAGGAACTTATAAAAAAGTTTTAAAAGCTATGGATATGCTCCATGAAAGAGGCATATTATTTGGAGTATCTTCTGCGGTTACAAGAACTAATATAAATACAGTACTCAGTGATGAGTTTACAGATATGCTAATTGAAAAAGGTTCTAAAATGAGCTGGTACTTTCTCTTCATGCCAGTTAATGGTGAGGATGAAGACTTTAATATGATGCTTACCGCAAAGCAGAGGGATTATCTTGGAAGAAGATCTAGAGAAATAAGAGCTAATAAGCCATATTTCACAATAGATTTTTTTAATGATGCGCCATATGTAGGTGGATGTATTGCAGGAAAATATTATTTCCATGTTAATTCAAAAGAGGATGTTGAGCCATGTATATTTTCTCATTTTTCCACAGTTAATTTAAAAGGCAAGCATTTAATTGATGCATTTAGAGATCCATTTTTCAAAAAACTAAGATCTATACAACCTTATAATAAAAACATGTTAAGGCCATGTATGATGATAGATAATACAAATGTTATAATAGATGTATGTAATGAAGTAGGAGCAAAACCAGATGATTCTGGAGCAGAAAAAATGCTTCACGATGATGTGTTCCATAAAAAAATAACAAAGACAGCAGAGGAATTTAAACCATATGCTGATAAGACATGGAAAGAATTTTTTAATGAAAAAGGTAATGAAGAATTTTCTAGGGGATAAAATTTAATTGGATTTCTCATATAAAAGTTAAGTAACTATTATATGAGAAATCCTTTATTTTATCTGAATACATTGAAAGATATTTATTACTATTTATTAGGAGCAGAATTCTTTATAGTTGAAGTCCATTGATTGTTTTCTGCTGTTTTTTCTTTTTTGCCATGCGAGTCGGATTTATTAAAGGAATCTGTAGGTAATGAAGTCCATTGGTTGTTTTCAGCTGTTTTTTTACACTTATTCATTTTTACCCTCCTTATATGAGTAATAATTTGTGCATACAGCAGAATAATATAATACTGTAGGCAAGTTTATAATAAATTAATTTTTGTAATTAATCATTAATTATTGTGCTACTAAAATTAAAATTAATTCACAATTTTAAAAATTAAATGTAGATAAATTTTTTCTATAAATATATAATAATTATAAGAAATATATTAGTTAATTTGAGATTTTTCTATTTTACCTTAAAGCTGGTATATCCGGTGTTCATTTTAAAAAATGAGGGTGATAAATATGAATCAAATCTATAGAAGAAACAAATATATAATAGTACCTGTATGCAGCGATTATTTAGTCATAAATACCAATAAAATATTTAAAAAAGGGCATACACACGTCAAGAAAATTAATACGGCAAAAATGCTGATAGATCTCGCAATATTTAAAGAAATACCTAAAAATCCGTATTTTATAGAAAACTTAATAAGGATTAGTGATGATGAAAATTATATAAAAAAATTGAAAGTATGCAGCGTAAGAAAATAAATAAAAAAGAGCTTAGAATCTTTAATATACATCCTTTAGTATGGATAATTGTTAGGGTTCTAAGTTTTTATTTTGAAAAATTTACCTTGCTCTTATTTTAAGCGAATTAATAGTATTTTCGAAACAATTTAAATAAAAGTCAATAAGACTTGCTTCAAATTATAAAAAGACTTAGAAATTTTAATTTGTTTGAGCTTTTTTCAGCGAGTTATTAAAATTCCTTAGTATTTTTATAATTTGGAGCTTAGTCTTATGATTTTTATTTAATGTTTCAAAATACTATTAATTCACAATATTTTTGTGCAAGCACTTGACTATATAAATAAGAATAGTAAATTATAAGTTGTGAGGAGTGAATTGTAATGAATAATAGTAGAATAAAAAGAATAGTAGACAATATGAAAAAACACAACTTGAATCAAATTTTAGTAACATCGCCTTCAAGTGTTTTTTATCTTTCTGGTGTATGGATTGATCCAGGCGAAAGACTTATGGCAATGTATATAGACGATGATGAGAATGTAGTATTAATGCTTAATAGTTTATTTAAAAATAATCCTGGTTTAGGGGAAATTAAGACTATGACCTATGATGACAGTGAAGATCCTATACCTATGCTTCTCAAAGTCATTGATGAAAATAGTACACTTGGAATTGATAAAAATTGGCCAGCGCATTATTTGATAGAAATTATGGAGCAAAAGCCTAATATGAAGTTTGCAAATTCTTCACTTATTGTAGATGAAGTTAGAATGATAAAGGATGAAGAAGAAATAAAACTTTTAAGAGAATCTTCAAAAATAAATGACAAGGTAATGGAAGAATTAGTTCAGTATATTTCTAAAGATAAAACTGAAAAAGAAATGGCAGAGACAATAGAGGGTATCTTTAAGAAGAATGGAATAGAAAAACAGTCTTTTGAAACTATCTGTAGTTACGGAAAAAATGGGGCAGATCCTCATCATTTTCCAGATAATACAAAATTAAATGATGGCGATTCAATAGTTATAGACATGGGTGGAGTTTATAATTATTATTGCTCAGATATGACAAGAACATTTTTCTACAAGGAACCACCAGAAGAAGCAAAGAAAATTTATGAAATAGTTAAAAGAGCTAATGCAGCAGGTAAAAAAGCTGTAAAACCTGGTGTTAAATTAAGTGATATAGATAAAGCTGCTAGAGATGTAATTGAAAAAGAAGGTTACGGCAAATATTATACACATAGGACAGGTCATAATATAGGAATAGACGATCATGAGGAACCATCTGTAGGAGGAAATTCAGATTTAGTAGCTAAAAAGGGCATGGTATTTTCGATTGAGCCTGGTATATATATTGGAGGAAAATACGGTGTTAGAATAGAAGATTTAGTTGTTGTAACTGAAGACGGCTGCGAGGTCTTGAATGAGGTATCTAGGGACATTAAGATAATAAAATAGTTTTAGGGAGATAATGGTTATGAGTAAATATGTTATGAGTGATTTGCATGGCTGTTATGATACATTTACTAAAATTTTAAAACTAATAAATTTTTCTAGAGAAGATGAACTTTATATTATTGGAGATATATTTGATAGAGGACCGGAACCTTTAAAAATTTTTGATTACATTATGGAGAACGAAAATATACATCTTATGAAGGGCAATCATGAATATATGTATCAAGGATTTTATGAAACTGGTTCTCCTGATCTCTGGTTTTTAAATGGTGGTAAGGTTACTTACGATGAAATAATGGGGCGTGGAGCTTCTTTTAATGATAAGTTATATGAATATGTAAAACACCTTCCTATTTATAAAATTGTAGGCAATAATATTTTAGTTCACTCAGAGGTGTTTTTTCCTGATAATTATGAGCAATTAAGTGTTCATGATATACTAAGCATACAAGTTGAAGAGGCAGTATTATGGGGAAGACATAACATAGGAAAAGAGAAAAAACTTGGAGAATACAATATTATTTGTGGACATACCCCTGTTCAGGCTATACAAAGTTTTGAAACCAAAGAAGATGTTAAAATACTGAAGCGAAACAGTACTTTTTATATAGACTGCGGATGTGTTTATGGTGAAGAAGCAGGAGGAAAACTTGCAGCTTTAAGACTAGATGATTACAAAGAATACTACGTTGAAGCTTAATGTGCAAAATTTAAAATTAAGAATTAAGAATGAAGAATGAAGAATTAAGAATGAAGGATGATTTTTTGCCGCTTTGCTCTGGAAAATCTACATTTTATAAAAGAACATTTCCACTTGTGGGAATGAAAGTAGTTATAAGTTTTGAAATTTTTCATAGTGGAACGGAGAAAAATTCACATTCATTCTTAATTCTTAATTTTTTTGTTTTGCTTTAAAATATTTTGTATAACAAATGTAATTTATTTTTATTCATTTAGTTTCTTCATCATAACATCAAAGGTTTTATCAACTGATTTATCATTCTGTGTTGTTAATAAGCTTACAACTATTATTGATATAAGTGAAAGTGAAAAGCCTGGAATCATTTCATATAAATATTTTGATAATCCAGAAGTAATCCATATAATTACAGTTAATCCTCCAACAATCATTCCTGATAGAGCACCGTATTTAGTCATTCGCTTCCAATAAAGACTTAGTAAAAGAACAGGTCCAAAAGCTGATCCAAAACCTGCCCAAGCTTGACCTACGATAGTTAAGATGGTTTTATTTGGCATATAAGCAATGAAAGTAGCAATAGCACCTATAACAAGTATGGAAATTTTACTTATCAGCATTTGCTTTTTTTCAGGAGCTTCTTTATTGAAGAAGGTAAGATAGAAATCCTTTGTGACCGAACTAGCACATACTAGAAGCTGCGAGGATAAAGTACTCATAATGGCAGCTAAAACTGCTGATAGTATAATCCCAAGTATGAATGGATGGAATAATACATCTCCTAGTTTAAGAAAAACCGTTTCAGGATCTTTTAGAGGCATATGCTTATCTGTAAAGTATACAAGTCCTATAAGTCCACTTGCGATAGCTCCTAGAAGTCCTATTGCCATCCAGCTTATACCTATTCTTCTAGCTGATTTTAATTCCTTTGCAGATTTAATTGCCATAAAACGTACTATTATATGA is a window of Clostridium pasteurianum DNA encoding:
- a CDS encoding glycoside hydrolase family 1 protein: MSTRKFPEGFLWGGATAANQVEGGFKDGGKGISVSDCARHHLDVDVKDYKKQNEVTTRDIEEALKSDDTSLYPKRHGSDFYHHYKEDIKMFAEMGFKVYRLSIAWTRIFPNGDDKEPNEEGLKFYDNVFDECLKYGIEPLVTMSHYEPPINLVLNYNGWYSREVVDLFVKYVKTICTRYKDKVKYWLTFNEVDSMIRHPYTTGGLIEDRFPGIKWEQVIFQAMHHQFVASALATKICHEIIPGSMVGCMLTKLTYYPYTCKPEDVLKAQQDMRSTYCYSDTQVFGEYPSYLLSRFKNHGIVIKKGPNDDEIMKKYPVDFVSFSYYASSCTAAETEGLITTPGNTMIAIKNPYIPTSDWGWQIDPVGLRISMVDLYDRYRKPLFIVENGLGAKDEIKEDGTIDDQYRIDYFDAHFKAMLDAIEYDGVKCLGYTSWGCIDLVSESTKQMSKRYGFIYVDCDDYGNGTYKRIPKKSFYWYKKVIETNGECLFD
- a CDS encoding MurR/RpiR family transcriptional regulator yields the protein MIIDKMESSNNFTFQEKAAIDYILKHPKALIEMSVTELAAASYTSASTIIRLCKKLGVKGYADLKFIYASEYPEMMKLKEALKIEPYNKNTEINDIIHTMPLIYSKAIDYTRSMLDYNVIDRIISFLKKAKIIDVYGEGINYEVAKMFCYKLEEIGVTAGAYSSINWNHAKRLQLEKTPSYSILISHTGKNPSMYDTAKKLKELKISTLAITGNIDEGLSKLTDDHINIMTSENTLELSTVIFTTSTQYVLDILAAALLVHNYDSVKKNVAALNCERYRWLKST
- a CDS encoding HAD family hydrolase, which encodes MKKYDTVIFDLDGTLLNTLDDLADSANFALSLYDLPNRTTDEVRRFLGNGVAKLIERCIPNGRQNEYYEKCLADFRKHYSKNMQNKTTPYTGIMELLGQLSEKGYKIAIVSNKFDSAVKGLNELYFNKYIKVAIGEMESEGVAKKPAPDTVFKALKELRSTPDRAVYVGDSEVDVKTAKNSGLPCVGVTWGFRNRQILNDEGANYIIDKPEQLVEIVY
- a CDS encoding methyl-accepting chemotaxis protein, which codes for MKKLSRLKVKTKLIISFAVITLFIAAVCVVGIGSLSSMNNTSNAMYTVGMQSVFYSSSIEKNLTQSDKELQSLVFVRDASKKAEIENKIKTIYSKNKTLITAYDKIQNDSSWKGLEKQISQYVSQRDKIIKLVDENNFDAAAEEYKILSVSVEKINTQLDKSVSTNISRTKTVSKGNTTTYETDYKIMLALLIAGVIFALGMGAFISRLISEPLSKIKNFAEQLAEYDFSRPIEVKASDEFGQTAQALNKARENVKSLIGTIKNNSEEMNSASENLSSISNELRTKSENINSEIENIACGIQETSAFSEEVTASMQEVDSSIGNLSQKAMAGSSNAVEAINKVDEIQNEMKASIEQSKEIGIKQKEKIVKSIEDGKVVNKIGVVADTISGISNQTNLLALNASIEAARAGENGKGFAVVADEVGKLAEQSQNEINSVRDVIEKIQNAFKNIAEDSNAVLQYVNVDVNSQFESFISIVNQYHNDSYFMSKMSEEIAEMSNKLSAAVSQVSEAVENLTQIAQKSSESTETIKNSIYENTEAISNVAETAKVQAELASRLHTTVKKFRI
- a CDS encoding radical SAM protein; the encoded protein is MEIKNTLEKAAKEAIVNKVVGYLDKDPEKNISKIFAAIKKLTKDESALSQIEFVENYYNNDKYKHEFIQDILKNTDTKCLKKFFTNFFANANWYAGPKRQKYLDKEDTKIPFVMLLSPSMRCPLHCKGCYASSFSKKDDIPPEEVDRIIGEARDLGIYYIIILGGEPFFNDYLLDIYEKYDDIMFTPFTSGLLLNEKIADRLKKCGNVIPMLSIEGFEEDTDSRRGKGTYKKVLKAMDMLHERGILFGVSSAVTRTNINTVLSDEFTDMLIEKGSKMSWYFLFMPVNGEDEDFNMMLTAKQRDYLGRRSREIRANKPYFTIDFFNDAPYVGGCIAGKYYFHVNSKEDVEPCIFSHFSTVNLKGKHLIDAFRDPFFKKLRSIQPYNKNMLRPCMMIDNTNVIIDVCNEVGAKPDDSGAEKMLHDDVFHKKITKTAEEFKPYADKTWKEFFNEKGNEEFSRG
- a CDS encoding M24 family metallopeptidase; protein product: MNNSRIKRIVDNMKKHNLNQILVTSPSSVFYLSGVWIDPGERLMAMYIDDDENVVLMLNSLFKNNPGLGEIKTMTYDDSEDPIPMLLKVIDENSTLGIDKNWPAHYLIEIMEQKPNMKFANSSLIVDEVRMIKDEEEIKLLRESSKINDKVMEELVQYISKDKTEKEMAETIEGIFKKNGIEKQSFETICSYGKNGADPHHFPDNTKLNDGDSIVIDMGGVYNYYCSDMTRTFFYKEPPEEAKKIYEIVKRANAAGKKAVKPGVKLSDIDKAARDVIEKEGYGKYYTHRTGHNIGIDDHEEPSVGGNSDLVAKKGMVFSIEPGIYIGGKYGVRIEDLVVVTEDGCEVLNEVSRDIKIIK
- a CDS encoding metallophosphoesterase family protein; its protein translation is MSKYVMSDLHGCYDTFTKILKLINFSREDELYIIGDIFDRGPEPLKIFDYIMENENIHLMKGNHEYMYQGFYETGSPDLWFLNGGKVTYDEIMGRGASFNDKLYEYVKHLPIYKIVGNNILVHSEVFFPDNYEQLSVHDILSIQVEEAVLWGRHNIGKEKKLGEYNIICGHTPVQAIQSFETKEDVKILKRNSTFYIDCGCVYGEEAGGKLAALRLDDYKEYYVEA